A single region of the Lates calcarifer isolate ASB-BC8 linkage group LG3, TLL_Latcal_v3, whole genome shotgun sequence genome encodes:
- the LOC108886960 gene encoding synaptonemal complex protein 1-like isoform X1, which produces MASSTFQNGMVPRPPTSFEYWSMHNSLQGQICHLQKQLSMEYNWRVQVSQELEDTKQQLSNQKRLKEVFINKEKEAKKELARLQNYSDTETLKASNIASQVRSNIKRRKKRDLQQDYEELKVAHIINEEKFNAELQAHKDKIKTLEDELKLYQENCNTSLQTEENNKVQDEPNLSQEKLTAELKTEKENHEVLQNQLKLSLEKLAAELKTEKENHEVLQNQLKLSLEKLAAELKTEKENHKVVQNQLKLSLENLAAELKTEKENHEVLQNQLRLGQEKLAAELKTEKENHEVLQNQLKLGQEKLAAELKTEKENHKVLQNQLKLGQEKLAAELKTEEENHKVVQNQLKLGQEKLAAELKTERENHEVLQNQLKLGQEKLAAELKTEKENHEVLQNQLKLGQEKLAAELKTEKENHKVLQNQLKLGQEKLAAELKTEEENHKVVQNQLKLGQEKLAAELKTEKENHEVLQNQLKLGQEKLAAELKTEKENHKVLQNQLKLGQEKLAAELKTEEENHKVVQNQLKLGQEKLAAELKTEKENHKVLQNQLKLGQEKLAAELKTEKENHEVLQNQLKLGQEKLAAELKTEKENHEVLQNHLKLGQVKLAAELKTEKENHEVLQNQLKLGQEKLAAELKTEKENHEVLQNQLKLSLEKLAAELKTEKENHEVLQNQLKLGQENLAAELKTEKENHEVLQNQLKLSLEKLAAELKAEKENHEVLQNQLKLCQEKLAAEQEEHENDLPQAEETETAPRKSTFKRFRHFLGLRKPQRWKRPAVATSTSGE; this is translated from the coding sequence ATGGCGAGCTCTACTTTTCAAAACGGGATGGTGCCTAGACCGCCGACGTCCTTCGAATACTGGAGCATGCACAACTCACTCCAAGGACAAATCTGTCATCTTCAAAAACAGTTGAGCATGGAATACAACTGGAGAGTACAGGTTAGCCAAGAGTTGGAGGACACCAAACAACAACTGTCCAACCAAAAACGTCTTAAGGAAGTATTCattaataaagagaaagaagccAAAAAAGAGCTTGCGAGACTGCAGAACTATAGTGACACAGAAACTCTCAAAGCCTCAAATATTGCTTCACAGGTTAGGAGTAACAttaagaggaggaaaaagagagaccTCCAACAGGATTATGAAGAGCTCAAGGTAGCACACATAATCAATGAGGAAAAGTTCAATGCTGAGCTGCAGGCTCACAAAGATAAGATCAAGACTCTCGAGGATGAGCTAAAGCTCTACCAAGAGAATTGTAACACCAGCTTGCAAACAGAGGAGAACAACAAGGTTCAGGACGAACCAAATCTCAGCCAGGAAAAGCTCACTGCTGAGCTCAAAACTGAGAAAGAGAACCATGAGGTcctccagaaccaacttaagctcagcctggaaaagctcgccgctgagctcaaaacagagaaggagaacCATGAGGttctccagaaccaacttaagctcagcCTGGAAAAGCTCGCCGCTGAGCTCAAAACCGAGAAAGAGAACCACAAAGTtgtccagaaccaacttaagctcagcCTGGAAAATCTCGCCGCTGAGCTCAAAACCgagaaagagaaccacgaggttctccagaaccaacttaGGCTCGGCCAGGAAAAGCTCGCCGCTGAGCTCAAAACCGAGAAAGAGAACCATGAGGttctccagaaccaacttaagcttGGCCAGGAAAAGCTCGCCGCTGAGCTCAAAACCGAGAAAGAGAACCACAAAGttctccagaaccaacttaagcttGGCCAGGAAAAGCTCGCCGCTGAGCTCAAAACCGAGGAAGAGAACCACAAAGTtgtccagaaccaacttaagcttGGCCAGGAAAAGCTCGCCGCTGAGCtcaaaacagagagggagaaccACGAGGttctccagaaccaacttaagctcgGCCAGGAAAAGCTCGCCGCTGAGCTCAAAACCgagaaagagaaccacgaggttctccagaaccaacttaagctcgGCCAGGAAAAGCTCGCCGCTGAGCTCAAAACCGAGAAAGAGAACCACAAGGttctccagaaccaacttaagctcgGCCAGGAAAAGCTCGCCGCTGAGCTCAAAACCGAGGAAGAGAACCACAAAGTtgtccagaaccaacttaagctcgGCCAGGAAAAGCTCGCCGCTGAGCTcaaaacagagaaggagaacCACGAGGttctccagaaccaacttaagctcgGCCAGGAAAAGCTCGCCGCTGAGCTCAAAACCGAGAAAGAGAACCACAAGGttctccagaaccaacttaagctcgGCCAGGAAAAGCTCGCCGCTGAGCTCAAAACCGAGGAAGAGAACCACAAAGTtgtccagaaccaacttaagcttGGCCAGGAAAAGCTCGCCGCTGAGCTCAAAACCGAGAAAGAGAACCACAAGGttctccagaaccaacttaagcttGGCCAGGAAAAGCTCGCCGCTGAGCTCAAAACTGAGAAGGAGAACCACGAGGttctccagaaccaacttaagctcgGCCAGGAAAAGCTCGCCGCTgagctaaaaacagaaaaggagaacCATGAGGTTCTCCAGAACCACCTTAAGCTCGGCCAGGTAAAGCTCGCCGCTGAGCTCAAAACCgagaaagagaaccacgaggttctccagaaccaacttaagctcgGCCAAGAAAAGCTCGCCGCTGAGCTCAAAACCgagaaagagaaccacgaggttctccagaaccaacttaagctcagcCTGGAAAAGCTCGCCGCTGAGCTCAAAACCgagaaagagaaccacgaggttctccagaaccaacttaagctcgGCCAAGAAAATCTCGCCGCTGAGCTCAAAACCgagaaagagaaccacgaggttctccagaaccaacttaagctcagcCTGGAAAAGCTCGCCGCTGAGCTCAAAGCCgagaaagagaaccacgaggttctccagaaccaacttaagctctGCCAGGAAAAGCTCGCTGCTGAGCAGGAGGAACATGAGAATGACCTACCCCAAGCAGAAGAGACTGAAACAGCCCCCAGGAAATCAACCTTTAAGAGATTCCGCCACTTCCTGGGTTTACGGAAACCACAAAGGTGGAAGAGGCCAGCAGTGGCCACATCAACCAGCGGCGAATAA
- the LOC108886960 gene encoding synaptonemal complex protein 1-like isoform X10 — protein MASSTFQNGMVPRPPTSFEYWSMHNSLQGQICHLQKQLSMEYNWRVQVSQELEDTKQQLSNQKRLKEVFINKEKEAKKELARLQNYSDTETLKASNIASQVRSNIKRRKKRDLQQDYEELKVAHIINEEKFNAELQAHKDKIKTLEDELKLYQENCNTSLQTEENNKVQDEPNLSQEKLTAELKTEKENHEVLQNQLKLSLEKLAAELKTEKENHEVLQNQLKLSLEKLAAELKTEKENHKVVQNQLKLSLENLAAELKTEKENHEVLQNQLRLGQEKLAAELKTEKENHEVLQNQLKLGQEKLAAELKTEKENHKVLQNQLKLGQEKLAAELKTEEENHKVVQNQLKLGQEKLAAELKTERENHEVLQNQLKLGQEKLAAELKTEKENHKVLQNQLKLGQEKLAAELKTEEENHKVVQNQLKLGQEKLAAELKTEKENHKVLQNQLKLGQEKLAAELKTEKENHEVLQNQLKLGQEKLAAELKTEKENHEVLQNHLKLGQVKLAAELKTEKENHEVLQNQLKLGQEKLAAELKTEKENHEVLQNQLKLSLEKLAAELKTEKENHEVLQNQLKLGQENLAAELKTEKENHEVLQNQLKLSLEKLAAELKAEKENHEVLQNQLKLCQEKLAAEQEEHENDLPQAEETETAPRKSTFKRFRHFLGLRKPQRWKRPAVATSTSGE, from the exons ATGGCGAGCTCTACTTTTCAAAACGGGATGGTGCCTAGACCGCCGACGTCCTTCGAATACTGGAGCATGCACAACTCACTCCAAGGACAAATCTGTCATCTTCAAAAACAGTTGAGCATGGAATACAACTGGAGAGTACAGGTTAGCCAAGAGTTGGAGGACACCAAACAACAACTGTCCAACCAAAAACGTCTTAAGGAAGTATTCattaataaagagaaagaagccAAAAAAGAGCTTGCGAGACTGCAGAACTATAGTGACACAGAAACTCTCAAAGCCTCAAATATTGCTTCACAGGTTAGGAGTAACAttaagaggaggaaaaagagagaccTCCAACAGGATTATGAAGAGCTCAAGGTAGCACACATAATCAATGAGGAAAAGTTCAATGCTGAGCTGCAGGCTCACAAAGATAAGATCAAGACTCTCGAGGATGAGCTAAAGCTCTACCAAGAGAATTGTAACACCAGCTTGCAAACAGAGGAGAACAACAAGGTTCAGGACGAACCAAATCTCAGCCAGGAAAAGCTCACTGCTGAGCTCAAAACTGAGAAAGAGAACCATGAGGTcctccagaaccaacttaagctcagcctggaaaagctcgccgctgagctcaaaacagagaaggagaacCATGAGGttctccagaaccaacttaagctcagcCTGGAAAAGCTCGCCGCTGAGCTCAAAACCGAGAAAGAGAACCACAAAGTtgtccagaaccaacttaagctcagcCTGGAAAATCTCGCCGCTGAGCTCAAAACCgagaaagagaaccacgaggttctccagaaccaacttaGGCTCGGCCAGGAAAAGCTCGCCGCTGAGCTCAAAACCGAGAAAGAGAACCATGAGGttctccagaaccaacttaagcttGGCCAGGAAAAGCTCGCCGCTGAGCTCAAAACCGAGAAAGAGAACCACAAAGttctccagaaccaacttaagcttGGCCAGGAAAAGCTCGCCGCTGAGCTCAAAACCGAGGAAGAGAACCACAAAGTtgtccagaaccaacttaagcttGGCCAGGAAAAGCTCGCCGCTGAGCtcaaaacagagagggagaaccACGAG GttctccagaaccaacttaagctcgGCCAGGAAAAGCTCGCCGCTGAGCTCAAAACCGAGAAAGAGAACCACAAGGttctccagaaccaacttaagctcgGCCAGGAAAAGCTCGCCGCTGAGCTCAAAACCGAGGAAGAGAACCACAAAGTtgtccagaaccaacttaagcttGGCCAGGAAAAGCTCGCCGCTGAGCTCAAAACCGAGAAAGAGAACCACAAGGttctccagaaccaacttaagcttGGCCAGGAAAAGCTCGCCGCTGAGCTCAAAACTGAGAAGGAGAACCACGAGGttctccagaaccaacttaagctcgGCCAGGAAAAGCTCGCCGCTgagctaaaaacagaaaaggagaacCATGAGGTTCTCCAGAACCACCTTAAGCTCGGCCAGGTAAAGCTCGCCGCTGAGCTCAAAACCgagaaagagaaccacgaggttctccagaaccaacttaagctcgGCCAAGAAAAGCTCGCCGCTGAGCTCAAAACCgagaaagagaaccacgaggttctccagaaccaacttaagctcagcCTGGAAAAGCTCGCCGCTGAGCTCAAAACCgagaaagagaaccacgaggttctccagaaccaacttaagctcgGCCAAGAAAATCTCGCCGCTGAGCTCAAAACCgagaaagagaaccacgaggttctccagaaccaacttaagctcagcCTGGAAAAGCTCGCCGCTGAGCTCAAAGCCgagaaagagaaccacgaggttctccagaaccaacttaagctctGCCAGGAAAAGCTCGCTGCTGAGCAGGAGGAACATGAGAATGACCTACCCCAAGCAGAAGAGACTGAAACAGCCCCCAGGAAATCAACCTTTAAGAGATTCCGCCACTTCCTGGGTTTACGGAAACCACAAAGGTGGAAGAGGCCAGCAGTGGCCACATCAACCAGCGGCGAATAA
- the LOC108886960 gene encoding synaptonemal complex protein 1-like isoform X7 gives MASSTFQNGMVPRPPTSFEYWSMHNSLQGQICHLQKQLSMEYNWRVQVSQELEDTKQQLSNQKRLKEVFINKEKEAKKELARLQNYSDTETLKASNIASQVRSNIKRRKKRDLQQDYEELKVAHIINEEKFNAELQAHKDKIKTLEDELKLYQENCNTSLQTEENNKVQDEPNLSQEKLTAELKTEKENHEVLQNQLKLSLEKLAAELKTEKENHEVLQNQLKLSLEKLAAELKTEKENHKVVQNQLKLSLENLAAELKTEKENHEVLQNQLRLGQEKLAAELKTEKENHEVLQNQLKLGQEKLAAELKTEKENHKVLQNQLKLGQEKLAAELKTEEENHKVVQNQLKLGQEKLAAELKTERENHEVLQNQLKLGQEKLAAELKTEKENHEVLQNQLKLGQEKLAAELKTEKENHKVLQNQLKLGQEKLAAELKTEEENHKVVQNQLKLGQEKLAAELKTEKENHEVLQNQLKLGQEKLAAELKTEKENHEVLQNQLKLGQEKLAAELKTEKENHEVLQNHLKLGQVKLAAELKTEKENHEVLQNQLKLGQEKLAAELKTEKENHEVLQNQLKLSLEKLAAELKTEKENHEVLQNQLKLGQENLAAELKTEKENHEVLQNQLKLSLEKLAAELKAEKENHEVLQNQLKLCQEKLAAEQEEHENDLPQAEETETAPRKSTFKRFRHFLGLRKPQRWKRPAVATSTSGE, from the exons ATGGCGAGCTCTACTTTTCAAAACGGGATGGTGCCTAGACCGCCGACGTCCTTCGAATACTGGAGCATGCACAACTCACTCCAAGGACAAATCTGTCATCTTCAAAAACAGTTGAGCATGGAATACAACTGGAGAGTACAGGTTAGCCAAGAGTTGGAGGACACCAAACAACAACTGTCCAACCAAAAACGTCTTAAGGAAGTATTCattaataaagagaaagaagccAAAAAAGAGCTTGCGAGACTGCAGAACTATAGTGACACAGAAACTCTCAAAGCCTCAAATATTGCTTCACAGGTTAGGAGTAACAttaagaggaggaaaaagagagaccTCCAACAGGATTATGAAGAGCTCAAGGTAGCACACATAATCAATGAGGAAAAGTTCAATGCTGAGCTGCAGGCTCACAAAGATAAGATCAAGACTCTCGAGGATGAGCTAAAGCTCTACCAAGAGAATTGTAACACCAGCTTGCAAACAGAGGAGAACAACAAGGTTCAGGACGAACCAAATCTCAGCCAGGAAAAGCTCACTGCTGAGCTCAAAACTGAGAAAGAGAACCATGAGGTcctccagaaccaacttaagctcagcctggaaaagctcgccgctgagctcaaaacagagaaggagaacCATGAGGttctccagaaccaacttaagctcagcCTGGAAAAGCTCGCCGCTGAGCTCAAAACCGAGAAAGAGAACCACAAAGTtgtccagaaccaacttaagctcagcCTGGAAAATCTCGCCGCTGAGCTCAAAACCgagaaagagaaccacgaggttctccagaaccaacttaGGCTCGGCCAGGAAAAGCTCGCCGCTGAGCTCAAAACCGAGAAAGAGAACCATGAGGttctccagaaccaacttaagcttGGCCAGGAAAAGCTCGCCGCTGAGCTCAAAACCGAGAAAGAGAACCACAAAGttctccagaaccaacttaagcttGGCCAGGAAAAGCTCGCCGCTGAGCTCAAAACCGAGGAAGAGAACCACAAAGTtgtccagaaccaacttaagcttGGCCAGGAAAAGCTCGCCGCTGAGCtcaaaacagagagggagaaccACGAGGttctccagaaccaacttaagctcgGCCAGGAAAAGCTCGCCGCTGAGCTCAAAACCgagaaagagaaccacgaggttctccagaaccaacttaagctcgGCCAGGAAAAGCTCGCCGCTGAGCTCAAAACCGAGAAAGAGAACCACAAGGttctccagaaccaacttaagctcgGCCAGGAAAAGCTCGCCGCTGAGCTCAAAACCGAGGAAGAGAACCACAAAGTtgtccagaaccaacttaagctcgGCCAGGAAAAGCTCGCCGCTGAGCTcaaaacagagaaggagaacCACGAG GttctccagaaccaacttaagcttGGCCAGGAAAAGCTCGCCGCTGAGCTCAAAACTGAGAAGGAGAACCACGAGGttctccagaaccaacttaagctcgGCCAGGAAAAGCTCGCCGCTgagctaaaaacagaaaaggagaacCATGAGGTTCTCCAGAACCACCTTAAGCTCGGCCAGGTAAAGCTCGCCGCTGAGCTCAAAACCgagaaagagaaccacgaggttctccagaaccaacttaagctcgGCCAAGAAAAGCTCGCCGCTGAGCTCAAAACCgagaaagagaaccacgaggttctccagaaccaacttaagctcagcCTGGAAAAGCTCGCCGCTGAGCTCAAAACCgagaaagagaaccacgaggttctccagaaccaacttaagctcgGCCAAGAAAATCTCGCCGCTGAGCTCAAAACCgagaaagagaaccacgaggttctccagaaccaacttaagctcagcCTGGAAAAGCTCGCCGCTGAGCTCAAAGCCgagaaagagaaccacgaggttctccagaaccaacttaagctctGCCAGGAAAAGCTCGCTGCTGAGCAGGAGGAACATGAGAATGACCTACCCCAAGCAGAAGAGACTGAAACAGCCCCCAGGAAATCAACCTTTAAGAGATTCCGCCACTTCCTGGGTTTACGGAAACCACAAAGGTGGAAGAGGCCAGCAGTGGCCACATCAACCAGCGGCGAATAA
- the LOC108886960 gene encoding synaptonemal complex protein 1-like isoform X4, which yields MASSTFQNGMVPRPPTSFEYWSMHNSLQGQICHLQKQLSMEYNWRVQVSQELEDTKQQLSNQKRLKEVFINKEKEAKKELARLQNYSDTETLKASNIASQVRSNIKRRKKRDLQQDYEELKVAHIINEEKFNAELQAHKDKIKTLEDELKLYQENCNTSLQTEENNKVQDEPNLSQEKLTAELKTEKENHEVLQNQLKLSLEKLAAELKTEKENHEVLQNQLKLSLEKLAAELKTEKENHKVVQNQLKLSLENLAAELKTEKENHEVLQNQLRLGQEKLAAELKTEKENHEVLQNQLKLGQEKLAAELKTEKENHKVLQNQLKLGQEKLAAELKTEEENHKVVQNQLKLGQEKLAAELKTERENHEVLQNQLKLGQEKLAAELKTEKENHEVLQNQLKLGQEKLAAELKTEKENHKVLQNQLKLGQEKLAAELKTEEENHKVVQNQLKLGQEKLAAELKTEKENHEVLQNQLKLGQEKLAAELKTEEENHKVVQNQLKLGQEKLAAELKTEKENHKVLQNQLKLGQEKLAAELKTEKENHEVLQNQLKLGQEKLAAELKTEKENHEVLQNHLKLGQVKLAAELKTEKENHEVLQNQLKLGQEKLAAELKTEKENHEVLQNQLKLSLEKLAAELKTEKENHEVLQNQLKLGQENLAAELKTEKENHEVLQNQLKLSLEKLAAELKAEKENHEVLQNQLKLCQEKLAAEQEEHENDLPQAEETETAPRKSTFKRFRHFLGLRKPQRWKRPAVATSTSGE from the exons ATGGCGAGCTCTACTTTTCAAAACGGGATGGTGCCTAGACCGCCGACGTCCTTCGAATACTGGAGCATGCACAACTCACTCCAAGGACAAATCTGTCATCTTCAAAAACAGTTGAGCATGGAATACAACTGGAGAGTACAGGTTAGCCAAGAGTTGGAGGACACCAAACAACAACTGTCCAACCAAAAACGTCTTAAGGAAGTATTCattaataaagagaaagaagccAAAAAAGAGCTTGCGAGACTGCAGAACTATAGTGACACAGAAACTCTCAAAGCCTCAAATATTGCTTCACAGGTTAGGAGTAACAttaagaggaggaaaaagagagaccTCCAACAGGATTATGAAGAGCTCAAGGTAGCACACATAATCAATGAGGAAAAGTTCAATGCTGAGCTGCAGGCTCACAAAGATAAGATCAAGACTCTCGAGGATGAGCTAAAGCTCTACCAAGAGAATTGTAACACCAGCTTGCAAACAGAGGAGAACAACAAGGTTCAGGACGAACCAAATCTCAGCCAGGAAAAGCTCACTGCTGAGCTCAAAACTGAGAAAGAGAACCATGAGGTcctccagaaccaacttaagctcagcctggaaaagctcgccgctgagctcaaaacagagaaggagaacCATGAGGttctccagaaccaacttaagctcagcCTGGAAAAGCTCGCCGCTGAGCTCAAAACCGAGAAAGAGAACCACAAAGTtgtccagaaccaacttaagctcagcCTGGAAAATCTCGCCGCTGAGCTCAAAACCgagaaagagaaccacgaggttctccagaaccaacttaGGCTCGGCCAGGAAAAGCTCGCCGCTGAGCTCAAAACCGAGAAAGAGAACCATGAGGttctccagaaccaacttaagcttGGCCAGGAAAAGCTCGCCGCTGAGCTCAAAACCGAGAAAGAGAACCACAAAGttctccagaaccaacttaagcttGGCCAGGAAAAGCTCGCCGCTGAGCTCAAAACCGAGGAAGAGAACCACAAAGTtgtccagaaccaacttaagcttGGCCAGGAAAAGCTCGCCGCTGAGCtcaaaacagagagggagaaccACGAGGttctccagaaccaacttaagctcgGCCAGGAAAAGCTCGCCGCTGAGCTCAAAACCgagaaagagaaccacgaggttctccagaaccaacttaagctcgGCCAGGAAAAGCTCGCCGCTGAGCTCAAAACCGAGAAAGAGAACCACAAGGttctccagaaccaacttaagctcgGCCAGGAAAAGCTCGCCGCTGAGCTCAAAACCGAGGAAGAGAACCACAAAGTtgtccagaaccaacttaagctcgGCCAGGAAAAGCTCGCCGCTGAGCTcaaaacagagaaggagaacCACGAG GttctccagaaccaacttaagctcgGCCAGGAAAAGCTCGCCGCTGAGCTCAAAACCGAGGAAGAGAACCACAAAGTtgtccagaaccaacttaagcttGGCCAGGAAAAGCTCGCCGCTGAGCTCAAAACCGAGAAAGAGAACCACAAGGttctccagaaccaacttaagcttGGCCAGGAAAAGCTCGCCGCTGAGCTCAAAACTGAGAAGGAGAACCACGAGGttctccagaaccaacttaagctcgGCCAGGAAAAGCTCGCCGCTgagctaaaaacagaaaaggagaacCATGAGGTTCTCCAGAACCACCTTAAGCTCGGCCAGGTAAAGCTCGCCGCTGAGCTCAAAACCgagaaagagaaccacgaggttctccagaaccaacttaagctcgGCCAAGAAAAGCTCGCCGCTGAGCTCAAAACCgagaaagagaaccacgaggttctccagaaccaacttaagctcagcCTGGAAAAGCTCGCCGCTGAGCTCAAAACCgagaaagagaaccacgaggttctccagaaccaacttaagctcgGCCAAGAAAATCTCGCCGCTGAGCTCAAAACCgagaaagagaaccacgaggttctccagaaccaacttaagctcagcCTGGAAAAGCTCGCCGCTGAGCTCAAAGCCgagaaagagaaccacgaggttctccagaaccaacttaagctctGCCAGGAAAAGCTCGCTGCTGAGCAGGAGGAACATGAGAATGACCTACCCCAAGCAGAAGAGACTGAAACAGCCCCCAGGAAATCAACCTTTAAGAGATTCCGCCACTTCCTGGGTTTACGGAAACCACAAAGGTGGAAGAGGCCAGCAGTGGCCACATCAACCAGCGGCGAATAA
- the LOC108886960 gene encoding interaptin-like isoform X6 — MASSTFQNGMVPRPPTSFEYWSMHNSLQGQICHLQKQLSMEYNWRVQVSQELEDTKQQLSNQKRLKEVFINKEKEAKKELARLQNYSDTETLKASNIASQVRSNIKRRKKRDLQQDYEELKVAHIINEEKFNAELQAHKDKIKTLEDELKLYQENCNTSLQTEENNKVQDEPNLSQEKLTAELKTEKENHEVLQNQLKLSLEKLAAELKTEKENHEVLQNQLKLSLEKLAAELKTEKENHKVVQNQLKLSLENLAAELKTEKENHEVLQNQLRLGQEKLAAELKTEKENHEVLQNQLKLGQEKLAAELKTEKENHKVLQNQLKLGQEKLAAELKTEEENHKVVQNQLKLGQEKLAAELKTERENHEVLQNQLKLGQEKLAAELKTEEENHKVVQNQLKLGQEKLAAELKTEKENHEVLQNQLKLGQEKLAAELKTEKENHKVLQNQLKLGQEKLAAELKTEEENHKVVQNQLKLGQEKLAAELKTEKENHKVLQNQLKLGQEKLAAELKTEKENHEVLQNQLKLGQEKLAAELKTEKENHEVLQNHLKLGQVKLAAELKTEKENHEVLQNQLKLGQEKLAAELKTEKENHEVLQNQLKLSLEKLAAELKTEKENHEVLQNQLKLGQENLAAELKTEKENHEVLQNQLKLSLEKLAAELKAEKENHEVLQNQLKLCQEKLAAEQEEHENDLPQAEETETAPRKSTFKRFRHFLGLRKPQRWKRPAVATSTSGE, encoded by the exons ATGGCGAGCTCTACTTTTCAAAACGGGATGGTGCCTAGACCGCCGACGTCCTTCGAATACTGGAGCATGCACAACTCACTCCAAGGACAAATCTGTCATCTTCAAAAACAGTTGAGCATGGAATACAACTGGAGAGTACAGGTTAGCCAAGAGTTGGAGGACACCAAACAACAACTGTCCAACCAAAAACGTCTTAAGGAAGTATTCattaataaagagaaagaagccAAAAAAGAGCTTGCGAGACTGCAGAACTATAGTGACACAGAAACTCTCAAAGCCTCAAATATTGCTTCACAGGTTAGGAGTAACAttaagaggaggaaaaagagagaccTCCAACAGGATTATGAAGAGCTCAAGGTAGCACACATAATCAATGAGGAAAAGTTCAATGCTGAGCTGCAGGCTCACAAAGATAAGATCAAGACTCTCGAGGATGAGCTAAAGCTCTACCAAGAGAATTGTAACACCAGCTTGCAAACAGAGGAGAACAACAAGGTTCAGGACGAACCAAATCTCAGCCAGGAAAAGCTCACTGCTGAGCTCAAAACTGAGAAAGAGAACCATGAGGTcctccagaaccaacttaagctcagcctggaaaagctcgccgctgagctcaaaacagagaaggagaacCATGAGGttctccagaaccaacttaagctcagcCTGGAAAAGCTCGCCGCTGAGCTCAAAACCGAGAAAGAGAACCACAAAGTtgtccagaaccaacttaagctcagcCTGGAAAATCTCGCCGCTGAGCTCAAAACCgagaaagagaaccacgaggttctccagaaccaacttaGGCTCGGCCAGGAAAAGCTCGCCGCTGAGCTCAAAACCGAGAAAGAGAACCATGAGGttctccagaaccaacttaagcttGGCCAGGAAAAGCTCGCCGCTGAGCTCAAAACCGAGAAAGAGAACCACAAAGttctccagaaccaacttaagcttGGCCAGGAAAAGCTCGCCGCTGAGCTCAAAACCGAGGAAGAGAACCACAAAGTtgtccagaaccaacttaagcttGGCCAGGAAAAGCTCGCCGCTGAGCtcaaaacagagagggagaaccACGAG GttctccagaaccaacttaagctcgGCCAGGAAAAGCTCGCCGCTGAGCTCAAAACCGAGGAAGAGAACCACAAAGTtgtccagaaccaacttaagctcgGCCAGGAAAAGCTCGCCGCTGAGCTcaaaacagagaaggagaacCACGAGGttctccagaaccaacttaagctcgGCCAGGAAAAGCTCGCCGCTGAGCTCAAAACCGAGAAAGAGAACCACAAGGttctccagaaccaacttaagctcgGCCAGGAAAAGCTCGCCGCTGAGCTCAAAACCGAGGAAGAGAACCACAAAGTtgtccagaaccaacttaagcttGGCCAGGAAAAGCTCGCCGCTGAGCTCAAAACCGAGAAAGAGAACCACAAGGttctccagaaccaacttaagcttGGCCAGGAAAAGCTCGCCGCTGAGCTCAAAACTGAGAAGGAGAACCACGAGGttctccagaaccaacttaagctcgGCCAGGAAAAGCTCGCCGCTgagctaaaaacagaaaaggagaacCATGAGGTTCTCCAGAACCACCTTAAGCTCGGCCAGGTAAAGCTCGCCGCTGAGCTCAAAACCgagaaagagaaccacgaggttctccagaaccaacttaagctcgGCCAAGAAAAGCTCGCCGCTGAGCTCAAAACCgagaaagagaaccacgaggttctccagaaccaacttaagctcagcCTGGAAAAGCTCGCCGCTGAGCTCAAAACCgagaaagagaaccacgaggttctccagaaccaacttaagctcgGCCAAGAAAATCTCGCCGCTGAGCTCAAAACCgagaaagagaaccacgaggttctccagaaccaacttaagctcagcCTGGAAAAGCTCGCCGCTGAGCTCAAAGCCgagaaagagaaccacgaggttctccagaaccaacttaagctctGCCAGGAAAAGCTCGCTGCTGAGCAGGAGGAACATGAGAATGACCTACCCCAAGCAGAAGAGACTGAAACAGCCCCCAGGAAATCAACCTTTAAGAGATTCCGCCACTTCCTGGGTTTACGGAAACCACAAAGGTGGAAGAGGCCAGCAGTGGCCACATCAACCAGCGGCGAATAA